The Variovorax sp. S12S4 genome includes the window CACACATCTTCCGTTGCTGTTAAGCAACATTTCGGGCTTATGGTGAGCCGGCGCGCCCCCATCAAGCCTCGAGCAAGATGCGCAGCATGCGGCGCAGCGGTTCGGCCGCGCCCCACAGCAGCTGGTCGCCGATGGTGAAAGCGCCGACGTATTCAGGGCCCATTGCAAGCTTGCGGATGCGGCCCACCGGGATGTCCATGGTGCCCGTGACGGCCACCGGCGTCAGGTCCTTGAGGCTGGCTTCGCGGGTGTTCGGCACCACCTTGGCCCATTGGTTGTCGGCCGCGATCATGGCCTCGAGGTCTGCCAGCGGCACGTCCTTCTTGAGCTTGAAGGTCAATGCCTGGCTATGGCAGCGCATCGCGCCGATGCGCACGCAGAAGCCGTCGACCGGCACGGCGGCGGTACCGAAGCCTGCGCCCTGGCCAAGAATCTTGTTGGTTTCCGCGCCGGCCTTCCATTCTTCCTTGGAGGTGCCGTCGCCCAGGTCCTTGTCGATCCAGGGAATCAGCGAGCCGCCCAGCGGGGCGCCGAAGTTGGCAGTTTCGGCGGCGCTGAGGTTCTGCTGCTTGTGCAGTACCTTGCGGTCGATTTCGAGAATGGCCGACTTGGGATCGTCCAGCAGCGCGCGCACTTCGGCGTTCAGGGTGCCGAACTGCGTCAGCAGCTCGCGCATGTGCTGCGCACCGCCGCCCGAGGCAGCCTGGTAGGTCATGCTGGTCATCCACTCGACCAGGCCCGCCTTGTAGAGGGCGCCCACGCCCATGAGCATGCAGCTCACGGTGCAGTTGCCGCCGATCCAGTTCTTGCCGCCGTTGGCGAGCGCGTTCTGGATGACCGGCAGGTTGACGGGGTCGAGCACGATGACCGCGTCGTTGTTCATGCGCAGCGTGGAAGCGGCGTCGATCCAGTGGCCGCTCCATCCCGCAGCGCGCAGCTTGGGGAACACCTCGCTGGTGTAGTCGCCGCCCTGGCAGGTGATGATGATGTCGCACTTCTTCAGTGCGTCGATGTCGTTCGCATCCTTCAGCGCGGTCTCGTTCCTGGCCATGGCCGGGGCCTTGCCGCCGGCGTTGGAGGTCGAGAAGAACAGCGGCTCGATGAGCCCGAAGTCGCCTTCGGCCTGCATGCGGTCCATCAGGACCGAGCCGACCATGCCGCGCCAGCCTACAAGGCCGACCAGAGGTTGAGATGCGTTCGCCATTTCAGTTTGCCCTTGTGAAAAAGAAAGAAATTGTCTTTTCTTGCCCCCGACTCGTCGAGCCGGGGAGGGGCGTGACGAAGCGGGCTGCGGTTAGCCGGTAATCGTCTTTTTGGTGATTGCTGCAACAACCGCGTCGCCCATCTCACGGGTGCCGACGCGCTTCGTACCTTCTGACCAGATGTCACCCGTGCGCAGCCCGGAGGCGAGCACATGCTTGACCGCCGACTCGATACGGTCGGCAGCTTCGGCTTGGTTGAGTGAAAAGCGGAGCATCATGGCAGCGGACAGTATTGTAGCCAAAGGATTGGCAACCCCTTTGCCGGCAATGTCGGGCGCGCTGCCGTGGCTGGGTTCATACAGGCCCTGGTTGCTCGAATTGAGCGAGGCCGAAGGCAGCATGCCGATGGAGCCGGTGAGCATGGCGGCCTCGTCCGAGAGGATGTCGCCGAACATGTTGCCGGTGACGATCACGTCGAACTT containing:
- the asd gene encoding aspartate-semialdehyde dehydrogenase, translated to MANASQPLVGLVGWRGMVGSVLMDRMQAEGDFGLIEPLFFSTSNAGGKAPAMARNETALKDANDIDALKKCDIIITCQGGDYTSEVFPKLRAAGWSGHWIDAASTLRMNNDAVIVLDPVNLPVIQNALANGGKNWIGGNCTVSCMLMGVGALYKAGLVEWMTSMTYQAASGGGAQHMRELLTQFGTLNAEVRALLDDPKSAILEIDRKVLHKQQNLSAAETANFGAPLGGSLIPWIDKDLGDGTSKEEWKAGAETNKILGQGAGFGTAAVPVDGFCVRIGAMRCHSQALTFKLKKDVPLADLEAMIAADNQWAKVVPNTREASLKDLTPVAVTGTMDIPVGRIRKLAMGPEYVGAFTIGDQLLWGAAEPLRRMLRILLEA